From a single Paludibacter jiangxiensis genomic region:
- a CDS encoding ABC transporter permease, protein MKITRFSGIKRLKSNSKDTFDIFVNEMKMISHDRGVVIIFIMAVLAYPLLYSLVYKNETLINLPVAVVDNSRSHESTELIRHLNATPEVDVFSTYTSLYDAQKAFNQRLVNGVIYIPDNFGKNINTGQKANISVYCDMSSFLYYRTVLQATNHVVLDMGKDIQVKRLGEQGITGESAKIITEPVPYNDVVLYNETAGYASFLVPAVLVLILYQTLFFGITILAGTAREENRFHALVSTSVHKGKTLRVVLGKSAAYFIIYLAWSIYVLKVIPQLFSLPHLGDSIDIIGLVIPFLLASIFFAMTISTFLPNRETGMLTFGIFSLILLFLGGVSWPYYNMNGFWKAFGWIFPSTHGIQGYIKINTLGADIQTISKEYHTLWLQALIYLLLCVWAYHRQIKKSLAKARAHQMVSHKRETAINESGEQANNIKNSNSQS, encoded by the coding sequence ATGAAGATAACCCGATTTTCCGGAATCAAGCGATTAAAATCCAACAGCAAAGACACGTTCGACATTTTCGTCAATGAGATGAAAATGATTTCGCACGACAGAGGCGTTGTGATCATTTTCATCATGGCCGTATTAGCATATCCTCTGCTCTATTCTCTTGTTTACAAAAATGAAACCCTGATAAATCTTCCTGTTGCTGTTGTAGATAATTCCCGCAGCCATGAATCGACAGAATTAATCAGACACCTGAACGCCACTCCCGAAGTAGACGTATTCAGCACATACACTTCGCTTTATGACGCTCAAAAAGCATTTAACCAACGACTTGTAAACGGAGTCATCTACATACCCGACAATTTCGGCAAAAACATTAATACTGGGCAAAAAGCCAATATTTCTGTGTATTGCGACATGAGCAGTTTTCTCTACTATCGAACTGTATTGCAAGCCACCAACCATGTTGTCCTTGATATGGGGAAAGACATTCAGGTAAAACGTCTGGGTGAACAGGGCATCACCGGAGAATCGGCTAAAATCATTACAGAACCGGTCCCCTACAATGATGTTGTACTATACAACGAGACAGCCGGATATGCAAGCTTTTTGGTTCCGGCCGTACTCGTACTGATTCTTTACCAGACACTTTTCTTCGGAATCACCATTCTTGCCGGTACGGCCCGCGAAGAAAACCGGTTTCACGCCCTCGTAAGCACCTCTGTCCACAAAGGGAAAACGCTTAGGGTAGTCCTGGGCAAAAGTGCGGCATATTTTATCATCTATCTGGCCTGGAGTATTTATGTGCTCAAGGTGATACCACAACTGTTCTCTCTGCCGCATCTCGGCGATTCGATAGATATAATCGGATTGGTAATCCCGTTTTTGCTTGCATCGATATTCTTTGCCATGACCATTTCCACATTCCTGCCAAACAGGGAAACGGGAATGCTGACATTCGGAATTTTCTCACTTATACTTCTGTTTTTGGGAGGAGTTTCATGGCCTTACTACAATATGAATGGTTTCTGGAAAGCTTTCGGATGGATTTTCCCAAGCACGCACGGAATTCAGGGTTATATAAAAATAAATACGCTGGGAGCTGATATCCAGACAATTTCAAAAGAATATCACACACTTTGGTTGCAAGCATTGATCTATTTGTTGTTATGCGTATGGGCATATCACCGGCAAATAAAGAAAAGCCTTGCCAAAGCCAGAGCACACCAAATGGTTTCTCACAAAAGAGAAACAGCAATAAACGAGTCAGGTGAACAAGCAAACAATATCAAAAACTCCAATTCGCAATCATAA
- a CDS encoding ABC transporter permease has translation MPDKKASVIGATLRRELAKMKSRPMYLILTLGIMSFCYIFFISFFNEGQLMKMPVGIIDHDNSKISRQFCRNLDATQQARIVMRLSNFKEARVEMQKGNIYAFVEIEKGFSEKLQANKRPPITFYINDAFLTAGSLLLKDISTMSLLTSGGVQQKVLRAKGVDESLIPGIVQPVSIDTHMIGNPWSNYSDYFLNVFFPGVLEFVILMTTVFVIGIEFKERTSRHWLRTANNSFSKALIGKLLPYTAIFICLGFLSNIILFGYLHFPLNSSLFWMLLATVFYVIACQSVGLLIIGILPVLRDSVSIVMIYGMFGFTFTGFTFPIEQMAYPVRIFSYIYPIRHYFNIYVNQALHGVDIRYSFGSYVILLAFTLLPAIIFVRLKKAAIYQNYPIK, from the coding sequence ATGCCCGATAAAAAAGCATCAGTCATCGGCGCCACACTCAGACGAGAGTTGGCAAAAATGAAAAGCCGTCCCATGTACCTGATTCTCACACTTGGGATCATGAGTTTTTGCTATATCTTTTTCATATCTTTCTTCAACGAAGGGCAATTAATGAAAATGCCTGTTGGTATTATCGACCATGACAACTCCAAAATTTCACGACAATTCTGCCGTAATCTTGATGCAACACAACAAGCCAGAATTGTGATGAGACTGAGTAATTTCAAAGAGGCGCGGGTTGAAATGCAAAAAGGAAACATCTACGCTTTTGTGGAGATTGAAAAGGGGTTCTCCGAAAAATTACAGGCAAATAAAAGACCGCCCATCACATTCTACATCAACGACGCTTTCCTCACAGCAGGATCTTTATTGCTAAAAGACATTTCCACGATGAGTCTTCTGACTTCCGGCGGAGTTCAGCAGAAGGTTTTAAGAGCCAAGGGAGTGGACGAAAGCCTCATTCCCGGCATCGTCCAACCGGTCTCCATCGACACCCATATGATTGGCAATCCATGGTCGAACTACAGCGATTATTTCCTGAACGTTTTCTTTCCCGGAGTGCTGGAGTTCGTAATACTGATGACTACGGTTTTCGTCATTGGCATCGAATTCAAGGAACGTACATCACGCCACTGGTTACGAACGGCTAATAACTCTTTTTCAAAAGCACTGATCGGCAAACTACTGCCCTACACGGCCATTTTCATCTGCCTGGGATTTTTATCCAACATTATTCTGTTCGGATATTTGCATTTTCCACTCAACTCCAGCCTGTTTTGGATGCTGCTGGCAACCGTGTTTTATGTGATAGCATGCCAGTCTGTAGGACTACTTATCATCGGAATTCTCCCGGTATTGCGCGATTCAGTATCAATCGTTATGATTTACGGCATGTTCGGTTTTACGTTTACCGGATTCACATTCCCCATTGAACAAATGGCATACCCTGTGCGTATTTTCAGCTACATCTATCCGATCAGGCACTATTTCAACATTTACGTCAATCAGGCTTTGCATGGAGTAGACATTAGATATTCGTTCGGATCGTATGTTATTTTGCTTGCATTTACATTGCTGCCGGCAATCATTTTCGTCCGACTGAAAAAGGCAGCCATTTATCAGAATTACCCTATCAAATAA
- the infC gene encoding translation initiation factor IF-3, translating to MTRVEKKELHRINERIREREVRLVGENVEQGVYSIEVALRKADDLGLDLVEISPNAAPPVCRITDYQKFLYQQKKREKEMKLKASKVVLKEIRFGPQTDDHDYNFKLKHAQEFLKEGCKVKAYVFFKGRSILFKEQGEVLLLRFASDLEDLAKVDSLPTLEGKRMIIMFSPKKPAK from the coding sequence ATAACAAGAGTCGAAAAAAAAGAACTGCACCGGATTAACGAACGCATCCGCGAAAGAGAAGTTCGGTTAGTAGGCGAAAACGTCGAACAGGGTGTTTATTCTATTGAAGTAGCTTTACGTAAAGCCGATGATTTGGGGTTAGATTTGGTCGAAATATCCCCGAATGCAGCTCCTCCTGTTTGCAGGATTACAGATTATCAAAAGTTTCTTTATCAGCAAAAGAAACGCGAAAAAGAGATGAAACTGAAAGCCTCGAAAGTGGTTTTGAAGGAAATCCGTTTCGGACCGCAAACAGACGATCACGACTATAATTTCAAACTAAAACACGCTCAGGAATTTCTGAAAGAAGGGTGCAAAGTTAAAGCTTACGTATTCTTCAAAGGTCGTTCCATCCTGTTTAAAGAGCAGGGAGAAGTGCTTCTGCTTCGTTTTGCGAGCGATCTCGAAGATTTGGCAAAAGTAGACTCATTACCCACACTCGAAGGCAAACGAATGATTATTATGTTTTCGCCGAAAAAGCCTGCGAAATAA
- the rpoN gene encoding RNA polymerase factor sigma-54, with protein MLKQQLAQKQQLKLLPQQLMLVKLLEATTVELDERVIQELESNPALEESAGEDSNNDSDNQDDFGSNQDNGDMDLGDYRNEDDIPDYKLIANNRSRDEKKEDIPFSADLTFHEFLQDQVGLRSLTEYERTLVEYIIGNIDNDGYLRRSTDDMSNDLLFQLGQDISEKDLNIAIACVQEFDPPGVCARSLQECLLLQLRREESDSEACRLAQVVIEKYFEEFARKNYQKIMSELGIKDEAMKQIVHEVLRLNPKPGNAWSTLLEKNKEIVVPDFIVENDNGVLIVTLNDRNQHSLRVNPDYQQMQQQLTSDKAVNRNVKEAAQYVKQQIESAEIFIDTLNRRNTTLLTTMRAIIELQRPFFLDGNEALLKPMILKDIAEITGFDLSTISRVSNSKYVQTEFGTFPLKYFFSQLVQTESGEEFSIHEVKNALQDIIENEDKKHPYSDEKLAELLTKEGFDIARRTVAKYRDQLGLPTAQLRKQI; from the coding sequence ATGCTTAAACAACAACTGGCACAAAAACAACAACTTAAGCTGTTGCCTCAACAACTTATGCTGGTGAAGCTCCTCGAAGCCACTACAGTCGAGTTGGATGAGCGTGTCATTCAGGAACTGGAAAGTAATCCGGCGCTCGAAGAATCGGCCGGAGAAGACTCAAATAATGATTCTGACAATCAGGATGATTTCGGATCGAATCAGGATAACGGAGATATGGATCTGGGAGATTATCGGAATGAGGATGATATTCCAGATTATAAGTTAATTGCCAATAACCGTTCGAGAGATGAGAAAAAAGAGGACATACCGTTTTCGGCCGATCTTACCTTTCATGAGTTTTTGCAGGATCAGGTAGGACTTCGTTCGCTGACGGAATATGAACGTACTTTGGTGGAATACATTATTGGAAATATTGACAATGATGGTTATTTACGACGTTCGACCGACGACATGAGCAACGACCTGTTGTTTCAACTTGGACAGGATATAAGCGAAAAGGATCTGAATATTGCAATTGCTTGTGTGCAGGAATTTGATCCGCCCGGGGTTTGCGCGCGTTCTTTGCAGGAATGTTTGCTGCTTCAGCTACGTAGGGAAGAGTCCGATTCAGAAGCTTGTAGATTGGCACAGGTAGTCATAGAGAAGTATTTTGAAGAGTTTGCCCGTAAGAATTATCAAAAAATAATGTCGGAATTGGGGATCAAAGATGAGGCGATGAAACAGATCGTTCATGAAGTGTTACGTCTCAATCCAAAGCCCGGAAACGCATGGAGTACCTTGCTCGAAAAAAACAAGGAGATTGTTGTTCCTGATTTTATTGTTGAAAATGATAACGGCGTTCTGATAGTTACTCTTAATGACCGAAATCAGCATTCGTTGCGCGTGAATCCGGATTACCAACAGATGCAACAGCAACTGACCTCCGATAAAGCAGTTAACAGAAATGTAAAAGAAGCCGCGCAATACGTGAAGCAACAAATTGAGTCAGCTGAGATCTTTATTGATACTTTAAACCGGAGAAATACAACGCTGCTCACTACCATGCGGGCGATTATAGAACTCCAGCGTCCGTTCTTTCTGGATGGAAATGAGGCCTTGTTGAAGCCTATGATATTGAAAGATATAGCGGAGATAACAGGCTTTGATCTTTCGACGATTTCCCGTGTGAGCAATAGCAAATATGTGCAAACTGAGTTTGGAACCTTTCCGTTGAAATATTTCTTTTCTCAATTGGTGCAGACCGAATCGGGCGAGGAGTTCTCAATTCATGAAGTGAAAAATGCGCTACAGGATATTATTGAAAACGAAGATAAAAAGCATCCTTATTCGGATGAGAAATTGGCCGAATTGCTTACCAAAGAAGGTTTTGATATTGCCCGGAGAACGGTAGCTAAATATCGCGACCAGTTGGGGTTGCCTACTGCTCAATTGCGAAAACAGATTTAA
- a CDS encoding TolC family protein, with product MARKICVLVLSTLFATSLYSQKTLQLEECRQMAIAHNKSIQIAQENVKVAQQYKQAAFTQFFPNFSANAAYTWNQKNVSLLAEDAYLPVYSLNANGTPNYGASWNNSWTVVNGTPVPLDANGKPFNPSTSPDKIEWKNKALLPKEAMEFDMKNVFVGTIGFTQPIFMGGKIKALYDIAKYGEHLASAQQENKMTELLQEVDEDYWRVVSLESKVALAKEYKGLIAKMDSDIRTMVDEGVATKADALKVRVKLNEADVALTKAEDGLNLSRMALNQVCGMPLDEQYRLADQSLDTKAVEPQLIPIDQALANRPEIKALTQMQSIAKANQKAMFSRFLPNIALTGNYLVSNPNSFNGFETKFGGMFTVGVVANIPLFHFGDKLHTLNAAKSQYRIATLQLQEAKEKMELQIKQSSYKTAESIKKQTTTQHNIDQAVENLRYATEGFEAGVITSTDLLAAQTAWLSAKSENIDAIIDVKLCNLYLEKSLGTLKAPATNNTIKK from the coding sequence ATGGCAAGAAAAATCTGTGTTTTAGTTTTATCTACACTTTTTGCAACATCGCTGTATAGTCAAAAGACACTTCAACTGGAAGAGTGCAGACAGATGGCAATTGCGCACAATAAAAGCATCCAGATAGCACAAGAAAATGTAAAAGTCGCTCAACAATACAAACAAGCCGCTTTTACACAATTCTTCCCGAACTTCTCGGCAAACGCAGCATACACATGGAACCAGAAAAATGTATCTCTTCTTGCTGAAGATGCATACCTGCCGGTGTACTCGCTCAATGCCAACGGCACGCCCAATTATGGAGCATCCTGGAACAATTCGTGGACTGTCGTCAACGGGACTCCTGTTCCACTAGATGCCAACGGTAAACCTTTCAACCCTTCCACCAGCCCGGATAAAATCGAATGGAAAAACAAAGCCTTACTCCCGAAAGAAGCAATGGAATTCGATATGAAGAATGTATTTGTCGGAACCATCGGTTTCACACAACCTATATTTATGGGAGGCAAAATCAAAGCTTTATACGACATTGCAAAATACGGAGAACACCTTGCGAGTGCACAACAGGAAAACAAAATGACCGAACTCTTGCAGGAAGTAGACGAAGACTATTGGCGCGTAGTATCGCTTGAAAGCAAAGTTGCTTTAGCCAAAGAATACAAGGGATTGATTGCAAAAATGGATTCCGACATCCGAACAATGGTAGACGAAGGAGTTGCCACAAAAGCAGATGCTCTCAAGGTGAGAGTTAAGCTCAACGAAGCCGATGTTGCCCTCACCAAAGCTGAAGACGGACTAAACCTGTCGCGTATGGCCCTGAATCAGGTATGCGGAATGCCGCTGGATGAACAATACCGTCTGGCAGACCAGAGTCTTGACACAAAAGCTGTGGAACCTCAATTAATTCCCATAGATCAGGCATTGGCAAACCGCCCCGAAATAAAAGCACTGACACAGATGCAAAGCATTGCCAAAGCCAATCAAAAGGCGATGTTCTCACGGTTTCTGCCCAACATTGCATTAACAGGCAATTATCTTGTGTCCAATCCCAACTCATTCAATGGTTTTGAGACCAAATTCGGAGGAATGTTCACCGTCGGAGTGGTTGCCAATATTCCGTTGTTCCATTTCGGAGACAAATTGCACACGCTAAATGCTGCAAAATCGCAATATCGCATTGCAACACTTCAGTTACAGGAAGCAAAAGAAAAGATGGAGCTCCAAATCAAACAAAGCTCGTACAAAACAGCGGAAAGCATCAAAAAGCAAACCACCACTCAACACAACATCGATCAGGCTGTAGAAAATCTGCGCTATGCTACCGAAGGATTTGAAGCCGGAGTAATTACTTCGACCGATTTGTTAGCAGCTCAAACAGCATGGTTATCTGCGAAATCCGAAAACATCGATGCCATCATCGATGTAAAACTTTGCAACTTATACCTCGAGAAGTCGTTAGGAACACTTAAAGCTCCCGCAACAAACAATACAATAAAAAAATAA
- a CDS encoding 3-deoxy-D-manno-octulosonic acid transferase: MFLLYNSGIALYQAGIKLAAKWNEKAGLLAKGQNSSFSILQDKIIPGQKYVWFHASSLGEFEQGRPLIEELKRRSPEKKVVLTFFSPSGYEVRKNYTGADVVVYLPMDTPGNVCRFLDIVKPEKAVFIKYEFWANYLTELKKRGIPTYLVSAIFRPQQAFFKWYGGWYRKLLSAFTHLYVQDNSSEELLKTIGVTNVTVAGDTRFDRVAEIAAQAKELPLVEAFAKGRRVLVAGSSWPLDEDILFDYFNSHDDLFLIVAPHVTSESHIEDICRKLKRPFARYTKTDEQYAAQADCLIIDCIGLLSSIYRYGQIAYIGGGFGVGIHNVLEAAVYGVPVIFGPNYHKFREACGLIDAGGSFSVSESQQYVTLMDKLLQNNDYLLECGKNSADFVNGNLGATDLIMHKLA; encoded by the coding sequence ATGTTTTTATTGTATAATTCGGGCATTGCCCTGTATCAGGCTGGTATTAAATTAGCCGCCAAATGGAATGAAAAAGCCGGATTGCTGGCGAAGGGGCAAAACAGTAGTTTCTCCATACTTCAGGATAAGATTATTCCGGGACAAAAATATGTGTGGTTCCACGCATCATCATTGGGTGAATTTGAGCAGGGACGTCCTCTTATTGAGGAACTAAAACGCCGTTCTCCCGAGAAAAAGGTGGTTCTGACATTCTTTTCGCCTTCAGGTTACGAGGTTCGGAAAAACTATACAGGAGCGGACGTTGTTGTCTATCTTCCAATGGATACTCCGGGTAACGTGTGCCGTTTTCTGGATATTGTAAAGCCCGAAAAAGCCGTGTTTATTAAATACGAGTTTTGGGCAAATTATCTGACAGAGTTGAAGAAGAGAGGAATCCCCACATATCTTGTTTCTGCTATTTTTCGTCCGCAGCAGGCATTCTTCAAATGGTATGGTGGTTGGTACCGCAAGCTTTTGTCTGCTTTTACGCATTTGTATGTTCAGGACAATTCATCGGAAGAATTACTCAAGACCATAGGTGTAACTAATGTAACTGTTGCTGGTGATACCCGTTTCGATCGGGTTGCCGAAATAGCTGCACAGGCGAAAGAGTTGCCTTTAGTTGAAGCCTTTGCTAAAGGACGACGCGTTTTGGTGGCTGGTAGTTCCTGGCCTTTGGATGAAGATATTTTGTTCGATTATTTTAATTCGCACGACGACTTATTTCTGATTGTAGCTCCACACGTCACAAGCGAATCTCACATTGAGGATATATGTCGCAAGCTGAAACGTCCTTTTGCCCGTTATACCAAAACAGACGAACAATATGCTGCTCAGGCCGATTGTCTGATCATAGACTGCATAGGATTGCTTTCGTCCATTTACCGGTACGGACAGATTGCCTATATCGGTGGTGGTTTTGGCGTGGGAATTCATAATGTGCTCGAAGCTGCCGTGTATGGCGTACCTGTTATTTTTGGCCCAAATTATCATAAGTTCAGAGAGGCTTGCGGACTGATTGATGCCGGAGGTAGTTTCTCTGTTTCTGAATCGCAACAATATGTAACCCTGATGGATAAGCTGCTGCAGAATAACGACTATTTATTGGAATGTGGAAAGAACTCGGCAGATTTTGTGAATGGAAATTTAGGCGCAACAGATTTAATAATGCATAAACTGGCATAA
- the rpmI gene encoding 50S ribosomal protein L35 produces the protein MPKMKTNSGAKKRFTLTGTGKIKRKHAYKSHILTKKTNKQKRNLTHAGLVDSTDLNNVKFMLCLK, from the coding sequence ATGCCAAAAATGAAAACTAATTCCGGTGCTAAAAAAAGGTTCACCCTTACCGGAACAGGAAAAATCAAGAGAAAACATGCTTACAAAAGCCATATCTTGACTAAAAAGACCAACAAGCAAAAACGTAACCTTACCCACGCAGGTTTGGTTGATTCAACAGACTTGAATAACGTTAAATTCATGTTGTGTCTTAAATAA
- a CDS encoding MarR family winged helix-turn-helix transcriptional regulator: MVQVHEDEVFSILTGKVSNAINRTFLRSFSQQGIDITTEQWSVMACLWKKDKVSQQTLCSLTSKDKPSMTRLIDNLEKRSLVMRMADKNDRRNNLIHLTDDGYKLQQKATDIVQNIATKTLNNITEDELNVCRVVLKKIMTNLQ, translated from the coding sequence ATGGTACAAGTACATGAAGACGAAGTTTTTAGCATATTAACCGGCAAAGTTTCCAATGCTATAAACCGAACATTTCTACGCTCATTTTCCCAACAAGGCATCGACATCACTACAGAACAATGGTCGGTAATGGCCTGCTTATGGAAAAAAGACAAAGTAAGTCAGCAAACTCTTTGCAGCCTCACCTCCAAAGACAAGCCCAGCATGACCCGGCTAATTGACAATTTGGAAAAACGAAGCCTTGTAATGCGAATGGCTGACAAGAACGACCGGCGCAACAATCTCATCCATCTCACGGATGACGGTTACAAACTCCAACAGAAAGCAACGGATATAGTCCAGAACATTGCAACAAAGACCCTGAATAATATTACTGAAGACGAGCTGAACGTTTGCCGCGTTGTGCTCAAAAAAATAATGACTAACCTCCAATAA
- a CDS encoding nucleoside kinase: protein MDKIVTIYCKNTKSYHDFQAGSSLLEIYRKLQVKLPFQVVAALVNNKVESLNFLVFKPKDISFIDLSTSSGMRVYVRTLSMVMAKAVNNLYPNAILHIEHPVSKGYYGNVTQDGKVIAVDLEAIKERMRETIEEDLPIMREERQTPEVIEMFRQRGQFDKVRLLGTLGVPYARYFRMGHFIDYYSSALLPSTGQVSIFDVEPYQDGFLLRVPNRDNPVKLEDFVDQPVMFNVFKEFIAWNSLMGMRNIGDLNHAGKKNLTYTLINVAEALHEKKVSQIADMIAQRKETARFVFIAGPSSSGKTTFCKRLGVQLAVAGIHPISISLDNYFVSRDQTPKDENGDYDYEALAALDLELFNDHLRRLLKGEEVEIPTYNFDDGKRYYKGDKIKLKPENVLLMEGIHALNPDLTTAIPDENKFKIYVSALTTIALDDHNWISTTDNRLIRRIVRDYRFRNYSARETISRWPSVRKGEDKWIFPYQENADVMFNSALIFELAVLKKHVEPILAEVPQNCDEYTEAHRLIKFMRYFTPIRDREIPPTSLLREFLGGSSFRY, encoded by the coding sequence ATGGATAAAATAGTAACCATCTATTGCAAAAACACTAAATCGTACCATGATTTTCAGGCCGGTAGTTCCCTTCTCGAGATTTATCGGAAATTGCAGGTAAAACTCCCGTTTCAGGTAGTGGCAGCATTGGTGAATAATAAGGTGGAAAGCCTTAATTTTTTGGTGTTTAAGCCTAAAGATATTTCATTTATCGATTTGAGCACTTCATCCGGAATGCGTGTATATGTACGCACATTGTCCATGGTGATGGCTAAAGCCGTAAATAACCTGTATCCCAATGCTATTCTTCATATTGAGCATCCTGTCTCAAAAGGGTATTACGGCAATGTGACGCAGGATGGAAAGGTGATAGCTGTAGATCTGGAGGCTATAAAAGAGAGGATGCGGGAGACTATCGAAGAAGATCTGCCCATCATGCGCGAAGAACGACAGACTCCCGAAGTGATTGAAATGTTTCGTCAGCGCGGACAATTTGATAAAGTGCGTTTGCTCGGAACTCTTGGCGTTCCTTATGCCCGTTATTTTCGTATGGGACATTTTATTGACTACTACAGCAGTGCTCTTTTGCCTTCAACCGGACAGGTGTCCATATTCGATGTAGAACCTTATCAGGATGGTTTTCTGCTGAGAGTTCCCAATCGCGATAATCCTGTGAAACTGGAAGATTTTGTAGATCAGCCGGTAATGTTCAATGTTTTCAAAGAGTTTATTGCATGGAATTCGTTGATGGGTATGCGTAATATCGGAGATCTTAATCATGCAGGTAAAAAAAACCTGACCTACACCTTGATAAATGTAGCAGAGGCGTTGCATGAGAAGAAAGTGTCGCAAATTGCCGATATGATTGCTCAACGTAAAGAGACCGCTCGCTTTGTATTTATTGCCGGACCATCGTCGTCGGGGAAGACTACTTTTTGCAAACGGTTGGGCGTTCAATTGGCTGTTGCCGGGATTCATCCGATCAGTATTTCGCTCGATAATTATTTCGTGAGCCGTGATCAAACACCGAAAGACGAAAATGGCGATTACGATTACGAAGCGCTGGCTGCTCTTGATCTGGAGTTGTTCAACGACCATCTTCGTCGTTTGTTGAAAGGTGAAGAGGTGGAGATTCCGACTTACAATTTTGACGATGGTAAACGTTATTATAAAGGTGATAAAATAAAATTGAAACCGGAAAATGTGCTGTTAATGGAGGGTATTCATGCATTGAATCCTGACCTGACAACCGCCATCCCGGATGAGAACAAATTTAAAATATACGTCTCGGCGCTGACAACTATAGCGCTTGACGACCATAACTGGATATCGACTACGGACAATCGTTTGATACGAAGAATAGTACGTGATTACAGGTTTCGGAATTACAGTGCGCGCGAAACCATCTCACGTTGGCCCAGTGTACGTAAAGGAGAAGATAAATGGATTTTCCCTTATCAGGAAAATGCGGATGTGATGTTCAATTCTGCTTTAATCTTTGAACTTGCAGTTTTGAAGAAACACGTGGAGCCCATTCTAGCCGAGGTGCCGCAGAATTGCGATGAATATACCGAAGCGCACCGCCTGATTAAATTTATGCGGTACTTTACGCCTATACGCGACCGTGAAATTCCCCCGACATCGCTTCTGCGTGAATTCTTGGGCGGAAGTAGTTTCAGATATTAA
- a CDS encoding HlyD family secretion protein produces the protein MKKENINNKDLRIGLISLLGALVILFIIGLFVFRPEPITIQGEADATEVRVSGKVPGRIKLFLTEEGAKVKAGDTVVVIDSPELNAKLEQATAAEDAALAQDRKANKGARKEQIAGAYEMWQKAVVGVDIAKKSYDRVQRLFDKGVVTAQKHDEAEAQYKAAVAQANAAKTQYDMAMNGTENEDKAAALAMVNRAKGAVQEVRAYLHETCLVSPIDGEVTEIYPKRGELVGTGAPIMSIVDLNDIWFTFNIREDLLSSIKMGSTFNVKVPALGNKTVQVKVTYIKALASYATWKATKTTGQFDIKTFEVRARPTSKVEGLRPGMSALLEETLK, from the coding sequence ATGAAAAAAGAAAACATCAACAATAAAGATTTGAGAATAGGACTTATCAGCCTTTTGGGGGCTCTCGTCATTCTGTTCATTATCGGATTATTCGTTTTCAGGCCAGAACCTATTACCATTCAGGGAGAAGCCGATGCTACCGAAGTGAGAGTTTCGGGAAAAGTTCCGGGCAGAATAAAACTATTCCTGACCGAAGAAGGAGCAAAGGTTAAAGCCGGCGACACCGTTGTTGTCATTGACAGTCCTGAACTGAATGCAAAACTGGAACAGGCAACAGCAGCAGAAGATGCAGCTCTGGCGCAGGACAGAAAAGCCAATAAAGGTGCCCGTAAGGAACAAATAGCTGGTGCTTATGAGATGTGGCAAAAAGCAGTCGTGGGTGTTGATATTGCAAAAAAATCGTACGACCGTGTTCAGCGACTGTTCGACAAAGGGGTTGTAACTGCCCAAAAACACGATGAAGCAGAAGCGCAGTACAAAGCAGCCGTGGCTCAGGCAAATGCTGCAAAAACACAATACGACATGGCTATGAACGGTACCGAAAACGAAGACAAAGCCGCAGCACTGGCAATGGTAAACAGAGCCAAAGGTGCCGTACAGGAAGTTAGGGCATATCTTCATGAAACCTGTCTTGTATCTCCGATTGACGGCGAAGTTACCGAGATATATCCCAAACGCGGAGAACTGGTCGGCACTGGCGCTCCTATCATGAGCATTGTTGACCTGAACGACATCTGGTTCACCTTCAACATCCGTGAAGATTTGCTTTCCTCTATAAAAATGGGATCGACGTTCAACGTAAAAGTTCCCGCTTTGGGGAATAAAACCGTACAGGTAAAAGTAACATACATCAAAGCATTGGCTTCTTACGCCACCTGGAAAGCAACCAAAACGACCGGACAATTTGACATCAAGACATTCGAAGTACGTGCCCGTCCGACAAGCAAAGTTGAAGGTCTTCGTCCCGGAATGAGTGCCCTTTTGGAAGAAACATTGAAATAA